The following proteins are co-located in the Polystyrenella longa genome:
- the folK gene encoding 2-amino-4-hydroxy-6-hydroxymethyldihydropteridine diphosphokinase, producing MAGDKAYISLGGNQGNPIETMQQSLQQLAALDGIEIDRVSSFYQTAPVGTYAGDSFYNAVAELETTLPPIDLLNHLLQIEQELGRIRTLHWGPRVIDLDLLFYDEQIIHLPQLVLPHPAAWYRRFVLVPLVEIAPELLHPVKLATIAELLRLTEVVPYQVHLIGSDTDLDIARRASSAFPQINVKQIDSVADLAAPHSMLLFVQPTETITWEDSPLLTRIDLQTVLESQLQETMVNLFTSALGEVNRSV from the coding sequence ATGGCCGGCGACAAAGCTTATATTTCGCTGGGGGGGAATCAGGGAAACCCCATCGAAACGATGCAGCAGAGCCTCCAACAGCTTGCTGCTCTCGACGGTATAGAGATCGACCGTGTTTCTTCGTTTTATCAAACGGCTCCCGTAGGAACCTATGCGGGCGATTCCTTTTATAACGCCGTCGCTGAGCTGGAGACCACCCTCCCCCCAATCGACTTGCTGAACCACCTGCTCCAGATTGAACAAGAGCTTGGTCGGATACGCACCCTCCACTGGGGACCGCGAGTGATCGATCTCGATTTGCTGTTTTATGACGAACAGATCATCCATCTACCCCAGCTCGTGCTCCCGCATCCGGCCGCCTGGTATCGCCGATTTGTTCTGGTCCCGCTGGTAGAAATCGCCCCAGAGCTACTGCATCCGGTGAAACTGGCTACCATCGCCGAATTGCTCAGATTAACGGAAGTAGTTCCTTACCAGGTCCACCTGATCGGTTCAGACACAGACTTGGACATTGCCCGCCGGGCGAGTTCAGCATTTCCGCAAATCAATGTGAAGCAAATTGATTCGGTCGCCGATTTAGCCGCACCGCATTCGATGTTGCTGTTTGTTCAACCGACGGAGACGATCACTTGGGAAGACAGCCCGCTCCTTACACGGATTGATCTGCAAACGGTCCTGGAATCTCAACTGCAGGAGACGATGGTCAACCTGTTTACATCTGCCCTGGGAGAGGTGAATCGGTCTGTATAA
- a CDS encoding FHA domain-containing protein: MYKLIVKNGPDEGRQYKLEAGQLYDVGRGSNTTIRVRDSYISRVHARINVEEDEAMIHDWGSSSGLFVNDEQIDEAELKDGDVIRMGNTEITVAC; the protein is encoded by the coding sequence ATGTATAAACTCATTGTGAAAAACGGACCGGACGAAGGTCGTCAGTACAAGCTGGAAGCAGGACAACTCTACGATGTGGGTCGCGGGTCAAATACGACGATTCGCGTACGCGACTCGTACATCTCCCGCGTGCATGCCCGCATCAACGTGGAAGAGGATGAAGCCATGATCCACGACTGGGGCAGCTCCAGCGGTTTATTCGTTAATGATGAGCAAATCGACGAGGCCGAACTGAAGGATGGCGACGTCATCCGGATGGGAAATACCGAAATTACGGTCGCCTGCTGA
- a CDS encoding Flp family type IVb pilin: MNALKKFLLEEDAATAVEYAVMVAMILLVCIVAIASFGAQTNTMYENIESELLAH, from the coding sequence ATGAACGCGTTGAAAAAATTCCTGCTGGAAGAGGACGCAGCGACTGCTGTGGAATACGCGGTTATGGTCGCGATGATCCTTTTAGTCTGCATTGTTGCCATCGCCAGTTTTGGAGCGCAAACAAATACAATGTACGAGAATATCGAATCGGAACTTCTCGCTCATTGA
- the infA gene encoding translation initiation factor IF-1 produces MAKEEAIEVDGTVVEALANTQFRVELQNGHLVLAHVAGKMRKHFIRIVPGDKVTVEVSPYDMNRGRITYRER; encoded by the coding sequence ATGGCCAAAGAAGAGGCCATTGAGGTTGATGGTACCGTTGTGGAGGCACTTGCCAATACGCAGTTTCGAGTTGAGCTGCAAAATGGACACTTGGTGCTGGCCCACGTTGCTGGAAAAATGAGAAAACACTTTATTCGTATCGTGCCGGGTGACAAAGTCACAGTCGAAGTATCGCCTTACGACATGAACCGGGGCCGCATTACCTATCGAGAACGTTAA
- a CDS encoding ATP-binding protein — translation MSDASSKMSPTEYLQHIKGDLRAPQGDLDGNIDNLDDLNIDFDELPDGSEQSEETSLNSARLNSPVATAEGQQEAVLSKEGLYTEPECVESDSPLGELFHRVNHLLGGQEEKKGPFRPTIPENLAKTGLSFEEIERLVLKFLLSKGSASGRTISRQVCLSFQIVDPILQQCKQDQLLAYKGSAEMGDYEFVITDFGRDRAKRYAEECSYFGSAPVTLGDYLKAMEAQSIARQEVCEEDLKRAFSDLIISEDMFERLGPAINSGRGMFLFGEPGNGKTSIAERVTACFGSTIWIPKALGIDGDIIRLYDPGVHELVTEDKENGLLDLSGVDQRWVQVVRPTVIAGGELTMNELEVSQNPLTKICEAPLQLKSNCGTLVIDDFGRQQMPVDELLNRWIVPLEKRYDFLNLPSGKKIQVPFDQLIIFSTNLEPKDLVDGAFLRRIPYKIEAPDPTEAQFRELLELMAPMMGFAYDSEARKAVDYLIETHYKAVDRPFRACQPRDLLLQVKNHCVYHKRPKKLSNYGFDFAVSNYFSVM, via the coding sequence ATGTCCGATGCATCCTCAAAAATGTCCCCGACGGAATATCTTCAGCACATCAAGGGGGACCTGCGCGCTCCTCAAGGCGATCTTGATGGGAACATCGACAACCTGGATGACTTGAATATCGATTTTGACGAGTTACCAGATGGCTCCGAGCAGAGCGAAGAGACTTCCTTAAATTCCGCACGATTGAATTCGCCTGTGGCTACCGCTGAAGGTCAGCAGGAAGCGGTTCTTTCGAAAGAAGGACTCTATACCGAGCCCGAATGCGTTGAATCCGATTCCCCCCTCGGTGAACTTTTTCATCGGGTGAATCATCTGTTAGGTGGTCAAGAGGAGAAAAAAGGTCCTTTTCGTCCCACAATTCCAGAGAATTTGGCTAAAACTGGTCTCTCATTTGAAGAGATCGAACGGCTTGTCCTGAAATTCCTATTGTCGAAAGGTTCCGCTTCCGGACGTACGATCAGTCGACAGGTCTGTCTCTCATTTCAAATTGTGGATCCCATTTTACAGCAGTGTAAGCAGGATCAATTGCTGGCCTACAAAGGGTCGGCAGAGATGGGTGACTACGAGTTTGTGATAACCGACTTCGGGCGAGATCGTGCCAAACGATACGCCGAGGAATGCTCCTACTTTGGTTCAGCGCCGGTCACCTTAGGGGACTATCTTAAAGCGATGGAAGCGCAGAGTATCGCGCGTCAGGAAGTCTGCGAGGAAGACCTGAAACGCGCCTTTTCCGATTTAATCATTAGCGAAGATATGTTTGAGCGGTTAGGCCCGGCGATTAACTCCGGGCGAGGTATGTTCCTGTTTGGGGAACCGGGTAACGGAAAAACCAGTATTGCCGAACGAGTGACTGCCTGTTTCGGTTCGACCATCTGGATCCCCAAGGCATTGGGAATCGATGGCGACATCATTCGCTTGTACGATCCCGGTGTCCATGAGTTGGTCACTGAAGATAAAGAAAACGGCCTGCTGGATTTGTCAGGTGTCGATCAACGTTGGGTGCAAGTAGTACGCCCCACGGTGATCGCCGGTGGTGAATTGACGATGAATGAACTGGAGGTCTCGCAAAATCCTCTGACCAAAATTTGTGAGGCTCCTTTACAACTGAAAAGTAACTGCGGTACGTTGGTCATCGATGACTTTGGTCGTCAGCAGATGCCCGTTGATGAACTACTTAACCGCTGGATTGTGCCGCTGGAAAAAAGGTATGACTTTTTAAACCTTCCCAGTGGTAAGAAAATTCAAGTTCCTTTTGATCAACTGATCATCTTCTCGACAAACCTGGAACCCAAAGACCTGGTCGACGGTGCTTTTTTACGGCGTATTCCTTATAAAATTGAAGCTCCGGATCCCACGGAAGCGCAGTTCCGGGAATTGCTGGAATTGATGGCTCCCATGATGGGCTTTGCATATGATTCCGAAGCGAGAAAAGCGGTCGACTACCTGATCGAGACTCATTACAAGGCGGTGGATCGTCCCTTCCGAGCCTGCCAGCCGCGCGACCTGTTACTGCAAGTCAAGAATCATTGTGTCTATCATAAACGGCCGAAAAAACTGAGTAATTATGGTTTCGATTTTGCCGTGTCGAACTACTTCTCAGTAATGTGA
- a CDS encoding ABC1 kinase family protein, whose protein sequence is METHPLLFLKNLNRSRQIVSVLLKYGFGDLVEQVGLGRFIRLGRRMLDWRKKKNSIPPALTRAERIRMVLEELGPSFVKFGQVVSTRPDLVPPDVIEELTKLQESLPMFPTSEAQSLIQKELGGSVDEMFEYFPDEPLAAGSLGQVYQARTKTGIDVAVKVRRPNVVQEVESDIALMGQLAILIEKHIPEARMFDPCGLVSHFARTIRREMNFQREAKTMMEFSRLFRNDASLYVPEVYPDLCTECLLTMEFIQGSTLRDFIHREPGKQSTSAPANSVTPDCNSATDDPMGENGPGFVTNEQVADNGAHIYMKMAFELGVFHGDPHPGNLRILDDGTICLLDYGMVGYLDEELRDRLADLFHAVSKKDYNSVVILIQEVGECRGEIDKNLLKIDVRDLVDSYYGVPLEKLNVGPMLNDFVLLMSTHNLNCPSNLMLLIRAFVTLEGMGRWLNPEFNMAGALAPFVSDIIKERYNPVRVGRMLMGESRRLLTLAHKTPYHVTTILRKLSEDELRIKLDHGEVNHLIQEVDRSSNRLAIGMVMSSLILASALLIRGGGELAWVSGIVFIMSSLLGLWLIYGVLRSGSL, encoded by the coding sequence TTGGAGACTCATCCTTTACTATTCCTCAAGAATCTGAATCGCAGCCGCCAGATTGTGTCGGTGTTGTTGAAGTACGGATTCGGAGATTTGGTAGAGCAGGTTGGCCTTGGGAGATTTATCCGCCTGGGACGCCGTATGCTGGACTGGCGGAAAAAAAAGAATTCGATTCCGCCTGCCCTGACTCGCGCCGAACGCATCCGCATGGTGCTTGAGGAACTGGGCCCAAGTTTCGTAAAGTTCGGGCAAGTTGTCAGTACGCGACCGGATCTTGTACCTCCCGATGTCATTGAGGAGCTGACGAAACTCCAGGAATCGCTTCCCATGTTTCCTACCAGCGAGGCTCAAAGCCTCATCCAGAAAGAACTCGGCGGCTCCGTAGATGAGATGTTCGAGTACTTCCCGGATGAACCGCTGGCGGCTGGATCATTAGGGCAGGTTTATCAGGCTCGAACTAAAACAGGAATTGATGTCGCTGTAAAAGTTCGACGCCCCAATGTTGTTCAGGAAGTCGAAAGTGACATTGCGTTGATGGGGCAACTGGCAATCTTAATCGAAAAACACATACCCGAAGCCAGAATGTTCGATCCCTGTGGTTTGGTCTCTCATTTCGCACGCACAATCCGACGCGAAATGAACTTTCAGCGCGAAGCCAAGACGATGATGGAATTCTCGCGACTGTTTCGTAACGATGCGTCGCTCTATGTTCCGGAAGTCTATCCCGATCTGTGTACGGAATGCCTGCTGACGATGGAGTTTATTCAGGGGTCGACTTTACGCGACTTCATCCACCGAGAACCAGGAAAGCAATCTACTTCAGCACCCGCGAATTCAGTGACTCCCGATTGTAATTCAGCTACCGACGACCCAATGGGAGAAAACGGTCCCGGATTCGTTACGAATGAGCAAGTCGCAGACAACGGTGCGCACATTTACATGAAAATGGCGTTCGAGTTGGGTGTGTTTCATGGTGATCCTCATCCCGGAAACCTCCGCATCCTGGACGATGGCACCATCTGCCTGCTTGACTACGGAATGGTGGGTTACCTAGATGAGGAGCTTCGAGATCGGCTGGCGGATCTCTTCCATGCTGTTTCGAAAAAAGATTACAATTCGGTTGTAATTCTAATTCAGGAAGTAGGAGAGTGCCGCGGGGAGATCGATAAAAATCTTTTGAAAATCGATGTTCGAGATCTCGTCGATTCCTATTACGGCGTTCCGTTAGAGAAGCTGAACGTTGGGCCTATGCTCAACGATTTTGTCCTCTTAATGTCAACTCACAATCTGAATTGTCCCAGTAACCTGATGCTACTGATTCGCGCCTTTGTCACTCTGGAAGGAATGGGACGCTGGTTGAATCCCGAATTCAATATGGCAGGGGCGCTGGCACCGTTCGTTTCCGATATTATCAAGGAACGATACAACCCGGTTCGAGTAGGGCGAATGCTGATGGGCGAGTCTCGCCGTCTGCTCACATTGGCCCACAAGACTCCCTATCATGTTACTACGATCCTGCGAAAGCTGAGCGAAGATGAACTTCGAATCAAACTCGATCATGGAGAAGTGAATCACCTGATTCAGGAAGTTGATCGCTCCAGTAACCGACTCGCAATCGGGATGGTGATGTCATCGCTCATCCTCGCATCAGCCCTGTTGATTCGGGGCGGAGGAGAGTTGGCGTGGGTCAGTGGAATCGTATTCATTATGTCCAGTCTGCTGGGGCTGTGGCTCATCTATGGTGTTTTGCGTAGTGGTAGCCTCTGA
- the cls gene encoding cardiolipin synthase, producing MNWYLLYLISEWVLRIMMIPVVTHRRRPNSAMAWLLIIFFEPWFGFLIYVLIGENRLPQRRIRKHDRLLAKLETLSRRFRDHPQVMKPDYDSRLQSAIDLAERLGYMPILGNNSVELLAETDETINRLIADIDQAQKHVHMLFYIYRDDKTGNKVNDALARAVARGVKCRLLLDAVGSSDFLKHNQQELIDAGIEVHAALPVQFFRRKAARIDLRNHRKIVVIDGSISYTGSQNIVDSDYGLKKLAWHDLMIRMEGPVTIELQAVFLTDWYFETDDILEGTDIFPDPKSAGSTPIQTLPSGPSYPTENHQRMVLSMLHAAQHQVTITSPYFIPDEALLQAIEVAVLRGVEVTLILPEKSDQVIVGAAARGYYGVLLEMGAHIYLYQPGLLHAKTITIDSSICMIGSSNFDIRSFELNFELTMMLYGKPINMELKELQDKYLSLSEKLELSRWNRRPYYQRLFQNVMRLFSPLL from the coding sequence GTGAACTGGTATCTTTTATATCTGATCAGTGAATGGGTGTTACGAATCATGATGATTCCGGTGGTCACCCACCGCCGCAGACCCAACAGCGCGATGGCATGGCTGCTGATCATCTTCTTTGAACCCTGGTTTGGGTTTCTAATTTACGTCTTGATCGGCGAGAACCGTTTGCCACAGCGCCGCATTCGCAAACATGATCGGCTGCTGGCGAAACTGGAAACCTTAAGCCGACGCTTCCGTGATCATCCCCAGGTGATGAAGCCGGACTATGACTCTCGATTACAGTCGGCCATTGATCTGGCAGAACGTCTCGGTTATATGCCGATTCTGGGGAACAACTCGGTCGAGTTGCTTGCAGAGACCGACGAGACGATCAATCGCTTGATTGCCGACATTGATCAGGCCCAAAAACACGTCCATATGCTGTTCTACATTTATCGGGACGATAAGACGGGGAACAAAGTGAACGATGCTTTGGCCCGCGCTGTCGCACGAGGAGTGAAGTGCCGCTTGCTACTGGATGCGGTCGGATCGTCGGACTTTCTCAAACATAATCAACAGGAATTGATCGACGCAGGTATCGAAGTTCATGCCGCTTTGCCTGTGCAGTTCTTTCGCCGCAAGGCAGCGCGGATCGATTTACGCAATCACCGTAAAATTGTCGTGATTGACGGATCAATTTCCTACACAGGTTCTCAGAATATCGTGGATTCTGACTATGGTCTAAAAAAACTTGCCTGGCACGATTTAATGATTCGTATGGAAGGGCCAGTGACCATCGAATTACAAGCTGTCTTTCTGACGGACTGGTATTTCGAAACAGATGATATTCTGGAGGGAACGGATATTTTCCCCGATCCGAAATCGGCCGGATCGACTCCGATTCAGACATTACCCAGCGGCCCCAGTTATCCCACTGAGAATCATCAACGGATGGTGCTCTCAATGCTGCATGCCGCCCAGCACCAGGTTACGATCACGTCGCCTTACTTCATTCCAGACGAAGCCTTGCTGCAGGCGATTGAAGTCGCTGTATTACGCGGAGTGGAAGTGACTTTGATTCTTCCCGAAAAGAGCGACCAGGTTATCGTCGGCGCCGCAGCACGAGGATATTATGGAGTATTATTGGAGATGGGAGCCCACATTTATCTTTATCAACCGGGGCTGCTGCATGCTAAAACGATTACAATCGACTCCAGTATCTGCATGATCGGTTCCAGCAATTTTGACATCCGTTCGTTCGAATTGAACTTCGAACTGACCATGATGCTGTACGGCAAACCGATCAACATGGAGCTGAAAGAGCTACAGGATAAATACCTGAGTCTCTCCGAAAAACTGGAACTGAGCAGGTGGAACAGGCGGCCTTACTATCAGCGTCTGTTTCAAAATGTCATGCGGCTCTTCAGTCCGTTGCTATAA
- a CDS encoding ribulokinase: MTNPIALGLDFGTESVRALFVDLIGNEVASAVVPYTHGQITKTLPGTGEEIPASYAFQHPLDWVECSAKAVQEGLKSGGLQGEQIIGIGVDFTSCTMLPSLKDGTPLCMVDEFKSEMFSWPKLWKHHGAQTQTDRINELAESRNESFLSRYGGIIGLEWFFPKVLETLEKAPEVYRATEVWLEGGDWYVWQLVGGTAETLPRSTCQAGYKAMWHAQDGYPSSEFFAALHPELENVVAEKMPGRMLAPGTSAGGLTADMAKKFGLPAGTPVSASIIDAHAGVPGAGAAEAGAMVLVMGTSSCHMLNATSEQSVPGVAGIVEGGILPDFFGYETGQAAVGDAFDWLRKTLNQDNFDELTAGAAALPAGAEGVLCVDWMNGCRTPLMDGAVKGAFLGLTLNHGPQHLYRALMEGSAFGVRWIADILIENNVPVTLFIATGGLPHHNPLLVQIYADVLGKPILVHPSKQGPALGAAILGVLAADTEHQYFKSTTEAINTMAGVQKGVPGREGILVQPNADTHAQYNEIYSQYRNAADWISQKK, encoded by the coding sequence ATGACGAACCCCATCGCCCTCGGTCTCGATTTCGGAACCGAATCTGTCCGTGCTCTGTTCGTCGACCTGATTGGAAACGAAGTCGCTTCCGCCGTCGTTCCTTATACTCATGGTCAGATCACAAAAACCTTGCCCGGTACTGGAGAAGAGATCCCGGCCAGTTACGCTTTCCAACACCCGCTGGACTGGGTCGAATGTTCTGCCAAGGCGGTGCAGGAAGGGTTGAAATCGGGAGGACTTCAGGGCGAGCAGATCATTGGGATTGGAGTCGACTTCACCAGTTGTACTATGCTTCCCAGCCTGAAAGACGGTACGCCACTCTGTATGGTTGACGAGTTCAAATCAGAGATGTTCAGCTGGCCGAAGTTGTGGAAACATCACGGGGCCCAGACACAAACAGATCGAATCAATGAACTTGCCGAGTCCCGCAATGAATCTTTTCTGAGTCGCTACGGGGGAATCATCGGACTGGAATGGTTCTTCCCTAAAGTATTAGAAACACTCGAGAAAGCACCGGAAGTCTATCGGGCAACAGAAGTCTGGCTCGAAGGAGGCGACTGGTATGTATGGCAACTTGTCGGCGGAACTGCAGAGACTCTTCCCCGATCGACGTGCCAAGCTGGTTACAAAGCGATGTGGCACGCTCAAGATGGTTATCCCAGCAGCGAGTTTTTTGCTGCACTACATCCCGAGCTGGAAAACGTCGTCGCAGAAAAGATGCCCGGCCGAATGCTGGCTCCAGGAACTTCGGCAGGTGGATTGACTGCGGACATGGCTAAGAAGTTCGGCCTCCCTGCTGGAACGCCCGTCAGCGCCTCCATCATTGATGCCCACGCCGGTGTCCCCGGTGCAGGTGCGGCGGAAGCGGGGGCGATGGTACTCGTGATGGGAACGTCCAGTTGCCATATGTTGAACGCCACTTCCGAGCAATCCGTTCCAGGCGTCGCCGGGATCGTCGAAGGAGGAATTCTGCCTGACTTTTTCGGATACGAAACTGGACAGGCTGCCGTTGGCGATGCATTCGACTGGCTGCGAAAAACCCTCAACCAGGACAACTTCGACGAATTGACTGCCGGTGCTGCCGCCCTGCCCGCTGGTGCGGAAGGAGTTCTCTGTGTCGACTGGATGAACGGTTGCCGCACTCCGTTAATGGACGGCGCGGTCAAAGGGGCTTTTCTCGGCCTGACTTTAAACCATGGACCGCAGCATCTATATCGAGCCTTGATGGAAGGCTCCGCGTTTGGTGTTCGCTGGATCGCAGATATTCTCATTGAGAACAATGTGCCTGTTACATTATTTATTGCCACAGGAGGATTGCCGCACCATAACCCTCTGCTCGTTCAGATTTATGCCGACGTCCTGGGTAAGCCAATTCTGGTTCATCCCTCCAAACAAGGCCCTGCCCTGGGCGCGGCCATCTTAGGGGTACTGGCGGCAGATACTGAGCATCAATATTTCAAATCGACAACTGAGGCGATCAATACCATGGCGGGTGTGCAGAAGGGAGTGCCGGGGCGCGAAGGTATTCTTGTGCAACCGAACGCAGACACACACGCTCAGTACAATGAAATTTATTCCCAATACCGGAATGCCGCCGACTGGATCAGCCAGAAAAAATGA
- a CDS encoding L-fucose/L-arabinose isomerase family protein: MSKYELPTLKKRPKLKKKEVYLLASGDLRISANQMCWDAQAEMEKDLTAAIEAAGYSVVRAHSYKADEKHGFIASQTEGMQIFAELDPKAPIIVAEAVWQYSHHVLSGLITHEGPILTAANWSGTWPGLVGMLNLNGSLTKAGVKYSTLWSEDFTDDYFTSRLKKWLETGKCKHSVKHAVPLSKLKVDNSVRKLAQALANQLQSEKAIMGVFDEGCMGMFNAIIPDHLLNPTGVYKERLSQSALYAEMRNVSDDEATAVYQWYLKKGMKFHTGSTHETDLTEEQILLQCKMYIAAVRIADDFGCHTIGIQYQQGLKDIAPASDLVEGTLNNEDRPPVKSRDGKRELYKGEAIPHFNEVDECAGLDGLLTYRVHKAMGQPVENTLHDIRWGDKDASGTVDDYVWVLLISGAAPPAHFIDGWKGAEGLRQVPMFFPAGGSTLRGISKPGELVWSRVYIEGGKLKMDLGRAGVVELPREETDRRWKETTEQWPIMHAVTYGVSRDQMMAKHQSNHIQVAYANSAAEADKAMFAKATLAAELGMEVKICGTRKNGKSWPEA, translated from the coding sequence ATGTCTAAATATGAACTGCCCACATTAAAGAAACGTCCCAAACTCAAAAAGAAGGAAGTTTACCTGCTCGCCAGTGGTGACCTTCGCATTTCTGCCAACCAGATGTGTTGGGACGCCCAGGCAGAGATGGAAAAAGATCTCACCGCGGCTATCGAGGCTGCTGGTTATTCCGTCGTTCGCGCGCATTCTTATAAAGCGGATGAAAAACATGGTTTCATTGCTTCACAAACTGAGGGAATGCAGATCTTCGCGGAGCTGGATCCCAAAGCACCGATTATTGTCGCGGAAGCCGTTTGGCAATATTCGCACCATGTTCTGTCTGGATTGATCACTCACGAAGGCCCCATCCTGACCGCCGCAAACTGGTCCGGAACCTGGCCCGGCCTGGTCGGAATGCTCAACTTGAACGGATCACTGACCAAAGCAGGCGTGAAATATTCGACATTGTGGTCGGAAGATTTCACCGACGACTACTTTACCAGTCGCCTCAAAAAATGGTTGGAAACTGGCAAGTGCAAACACAGCGTAAAACATGCTGTTCCACTTTCCAAACTGAAAGTCGACAACTCCGTTCGTAAGCTGGCGCAGGCACTGGCAAATCAGTTGCAGTCGGAAAAGGCGATCATGGGCGTCTTTGATGAAGGTTGCATGGGCATGTTCAATGCGATCATCCCTGACCATCTGTTAAATCCAACGGGCGTTTACAAAGAACGGCTGAGCCAGTCCGCTTTGTATGCTGAAATGCGAAATGTTTCTGACGACGAAGCCACAGCAGTTTATCAATGGTACCTGAAGAAAGGAATGAAATTCCATACAGGCTCTACCCATGAAACCGACCTGACTGAAGAGCAGATTTTGCTTCAATGCAAAATGTATATCGCCGCTGTACGCATCGCGGATGACTTTGGTTGTCACACCATCGGGATTCAGTATCAGCAGGGGTTGAAAGATATCGCTCCCGCATCGGACCTGGTGGAAGGAACACTCAACAATGAAGACCGCCCTCCAGTGAAAAGCCGCGATGGTAAACGCGAACTTTACAAAGGGGAAGCGATTCCTCACTTCAATGAAGTCGATGAGTGTGCCGGATTGGACGGACTCCTGACCTACCGAGTACACAAAGCAATGGGGCAACCGGTCGAGAACACCTTGCATGATATCCGCTGGGGTGACAAAGACGCCTCAGGAACTGTTGACGACTACGTCTGGGTCCTGCTGATCAGTGGCGCCGCTCCGCCCGCCCACTTTATTGACGGTTGGAAAGGGGCAGAAGGCCTGCGTCAGGTCCCGATGTTCTTCCCTGCTGGTGGTTCAACACTCCGTGGGATTTCTAAACCAGGTGAACTCGTCTGGTCGCGTGTTTATATCGAAGGTGGCAAGCTCAAAATGGACCTGGGACGTGCAGGTGTCGTGGAACTGCCACGGGAGGAGACTGATCGTCGCTGGAAAGAGACGACGGAACAGTGGCCGATCATGCATGCCGTTACGTATGGAGTTTCTCGCGACCAGATGATGGCTAAACATCAGTCAAATCATATTCAAGTTGCCTACGCCAACAGTGCTGCCGAAGCGGATAAAGCAATGTTTGCTAAAGCGACCCTCGCCGCCGAACTTGGGATGGAAGTCAAGATCTGCGGAACGCGTAAAAACGGAAAATCCTGGCCAGAAGCCTGA
- the rnhA gene encoding ribonuclease HI codes for MSEIETQEASSFVQLFTDGACRGNPGPGGWAYLLRHPQSGSEKEFAGGEANTTNNQMELQAVIEGLAALTRPSEVEVITDSTYVAKGSKEWLPNWKRNGWRRREGKSWKPVKNEDHWKKLDVLLQKHQVRFTLVKGHAGHPENERCDELAVEAALKFQS; via the coding sequence ATGTCCGAAATCGAAACGCAGGAAGCGTCGTCCTTCGTTCAACTTTTTACTGATGGAGCCTGTCGTGGAAATCCGGGACCGGGAGGCTGGGCGTATTTGCTGCGCCATCCCCAGTCTGGTTCCGAAAAAGAATTCGCAGGCGGTGAAGCGAACACGACCAACAATCAGATGGAATTGCAGGCCGTCATCGAAGGGTTAGCTGCGCTTACCCGGCCTTCCGAGGTCGAGGTTATTACCGACAGCACCTACGTCGCCAAAGGGAGCAAAGAGTGGTTGCCCAACTGGAAGCGAAACGGCTGGAGACGCCGCGAGGGCAAGAGCTGGAAGCCGGTCAAAAATGAAGACCACTGGAAGAAGCTCGACGTGCTGCTACAGAAACATCAGGTCCGATTCACTTTGGTGAAAGGTCACGCTGGGCATCCCGAGAACGAACGCTGTGATGAGCTTGCCGTGGAAGCGGCGCTCAAGTTTCAATCATAA